A window of Citrus sinensis cultivar Valencia sweet orange chromosome 7, DVS_A1.0, whole genome shotgun sequence contains these coding sequences:
- the LOC102628176 gene encoding uncharacterized protein LOC102628176 isoform X1 → MDLERNHKWKACDYDSHIELVSTVNGEGQEGTQSSYGFVSYFGEAVRRMKANDKRACITREVRKELGLEFKNLPPAEKSKYVSQQHRVDKVAHDEAKFLTRCAPDRFEVVVGQLTDKQREVVCEMGLDNLIKLNCGRLKRKLCCWLVERTDVARCVIELNGSELQISANSFRYIMGVTDGGLPLLLEGDRSHVAAYLEKYNVTSSGINIKTLADILQNSREANEEFKVTFMLFTLCTVLSAPTDQLVSGIT, encoded by the exons ATGGATTTGGAAAGAAATCATAAGTGGAAGGCTTGTGATTATGACAGCCATATTGAATTAGTGAGCACTGTGAATGGTGAAGGACAGGAAGGGACGCAAAGTAGCTATGGATTTGTGAGCTACTT TGGGGAAGCTGTACGTCGGATGAAggcaaatgataaaagagcATGCATTACAAGAGAG GTTCGAAAAGAACTAGGATTGGAATTTAAGAACTTACCTCCGGCTGAAAAAAGCAAATATGTAAGTCAGCAGCACAGAGTTGACAAAGTTGCTCACGATGAGGCAAAATTTTTGACCCGGTGCGCGCCTGATAGGTTTGAAGTTGTTGTGGGACAACTGACAGATAAGCAGAGGGAAGTAGTTTGTGAAATGGGATTGGACAACCTCATTAAGCTAAATTGTGGCAGGCTGAAGAGGAAACTATGCTGCTGGCTTGTTGAGAGGACAGACGTGGCTAGGTGTGTGATAGAATTGAATGGTAGTGAGTTACAAATTAGTGCCAATAGTTTTCGGTACATAATGGGGGTAACTGATGGGGGATTACCGCTCCTGTTAGAGGGTGATAGGTCacacgtggcagcatatctaGAGAAGTACAATGTAACATCAAGTGGAATTAACATCAAGACATTGGCAGATATCCTGCAAAATTCAAGGGAGGCTAACGAGGAATTTAAAGTTacatttatgttatttaccTTGTGCACGGTATTGT
- the LOC102628176 gene encoding uncharacterized protein LOC102628176 isoform X2 encodes MDLERNHKWKACDYDSHIELVSTVNGEGQEGTQSSYGFVSYFGEAVRRMKANDKRACITREVRKELGLEFKNLPPAEKSKYVSQQHRVDKVAHDEAKFLTRCAPDRFEVVVGQLTDKQREVVCEMGLDNLIKLNCGRLKRKLCCWLVERTDVARPVEMVSPIMPLSLTI; translated from the exons ATGGATTTGGAAAGAAATCATAAGTGGAAGGCTTGTGATTATGACAGCCATATTGAATTAGTGAGCACTGTGAATGGTGAAGGACAGGAAGGGACGCAAAGTAGCTATGGATTTGTGAGCTACTT TGGGGAAGCTGTACGTCGGATGAAggcaaatgataaaagagcATGCATTACAAGAGAG GTTCGAAAAGAACTAGGATTGGAATTTAAGAACTTACCTCCGGCTGAAAAAAGCAAATATGTAAGTCAGCAGCACAGAGTTGACAAAGTTGCTCACGATGAGGCAAAATTTTTGACCCGGTGCGCGCCTGATAGGTTTGAAGTTGTTGTGGGACAACTGACAGATAAGCAGAGGGAAGTAGTTTGTGAAATGGGATTGGACAACCTCATTAAGCTAAATTGTGGCAGGCTGAAGAGGAAACTATGCTGCTGGCTTGTTGAGAGGACAGACGTGGCTAG